Part of the Lysobacter enzymogenes genome is shown below.
GATTGCGTTTCTAAAGCAGCGAGATGTTGCGGGCAGGGACTCTGTCGACACGCAGCGCGAGATTGGGGAGCTGGAAGCGAAGTTGGCCCGCGTCCGTCAGGACGGCGCAACCGCGGTCAAGTTGCTTGGAATTGAAGAAGCGGAGACCTTGCGTCGACGCAATGACTCCATTGAAAGCTACCGCGCGGCGTTGGCGCTTCAGACCCTAGCGGAGCAGCGCCAGCAGGATGCGGCCGTGGCTCGCGTTCGGCTGGGTGAGGAGCAGTTCCAGCAACAACAAAAGATCATCTCGCTATACCAAGAAGAAGCGGACAAGCTTCGCGACCTTGCGACTCAGCGTGCTCAGCGCCGCGATCGACGAGACGCAGTACAAGAAGATGGTCGAGCTTCAGCGGCAAGCTACCGCAGATCAGGTTCGCATCGTTCAGGACGGATATTCAGCCATGAAGGCTGCTCAAGCCGAGTGGACGAATGGGGTGGCGGCTGGCGTTATAGATATCACTTCTCGCATGAGCGACTTGGCGGGCCAGGTTGAGCAAGCCACGACTTCAGTATTTGATCGTCTGACAGATGATCTTGCTGATTTTGTTACCAGCGGGAAGTTTAGCTTTAAGGAGTTTGCAGATAGCGCAGTTAAAGAGCTGGCAAGGATCGTCATCAAGCAGCAAGCCGCCGGTCTGCTCCAGAGATTCCTGCCTTCCGTTACTGGTAGCGCTGGAAACGCAGGAAATGCCTTGTCGATCGGTTTCGCGAGCATGTTCGGAAACAACACAGGCTGGCTCTCTGGCTTCTCCTCCGGCGGCTACACCGGAGACGGCGGCAAGTACGACCCTGCGGGCGTCGTGCATAAGGGCGAGTATGTGCTCAATGCCGATACAACCCGCCTGCTGGGGCGCGGGTATCTCGACCGCTTGAACAGCGGCCAGGCGCCGACGGCGCCCCCTGCGCCGTCATCCAACAACTTCCAGCTCAATCAAACGTTTGTGGTCCAGGGCACCCCTGACAGTCGCACGCGAGAGCAGATGGCGCGCGATTCTGGCCGAGAGGCCCGCCGCGGTATGGCGAGGACGGGAGGATGACCTACATCAATGCGCGCCTTCCTAGAAATATCGCTGCTGGGTTCAAGCTCGGCCCGGACTTCAAGACGTTAGTGAATCCGCTTGCCAGTGGCCGAGAACAGCGCAACAAGATGTGGCGTTTACCCCAAGTGGAAAGGTAGCGGAAATATGGGCGCCTTCAACGCCGACGATCGCCAGGCGCTAATCAACATGTTCGTAGCGGCTCAGGGTAAGTGGGCATGCTTTAGGGTCTTCGATCCGACCGACTACTTCGTGACGAACGAGCCGCTGGCGCCGCCGATTGGGTCCTCAACACCCGTGCAGCTGGTGCGCAACTATGCCTTCCCTGGGAGCAACGTCTACGGTACTGCGCTCATCCAGGCGCCCGTTGCGAGCACGGTGGTTATCAACAAGGACGGCTCTCCAGTCGATGGCACGCTCAATGACCAACTGGGTCTCTTTACACCTTCGTCGCCATGGGCCCCTGGCACCTTCACCTGGACTGGGCAGTATGACCGCTGGATGCGATTCGATAGTGATTGGGGCGCATTTACTGCAAATGCACTGAACGCATTTACGGCCGATATCGACCTTGTCGAGGTGCAGCGATGAAGTCGATCCCCCTCGCACTGGCAGGCCATCTAGATCTGGACGCCACGTCGTGGACGTTGCTAA
Proteins encoded:
- a CDS encoding phage tail tape measure C-terminal domain-containing protein → MRPWLAFGWVRSSSSNNKRSSRYTKKKRTSFATLRLSVLSAAIDETQYKKMVELQRQATADQVRIVQDGYSAMKAAQAEWTNGVAAGVIDITSRMSDLAGQVEQATTSVFDRLTDDLADFVTSGKFSFKEFADSAVKELARIVIKQQAAGLLQRFLPSVTGSAGNAGNALSIGFASMFGNNTGWLSGFSSGGYTGDGGKYDPAGVVHKGEYVLNADTTRLLGRGYLDRLNSGQAPTAPPAPSSNNFQLNQTFVVQGTPDSRTREQMARDSGREARRGMARTGG
- a CDS encoding DUF2460 domain-containing protein; its protein translation is MGAFNADDRQALINMFVAAQGKWACFRVFDPTDYFVTNEPLAPPIGSSTPVQLVRNYAFPGSNVYGTALIQAPVASTVVINKDGSPVDGTLNDQLGLFTPSSPWAPGTFTWTGQYDRWMRFDSDWGAFTANALNAFTADIDLVEVQR
- a CDS encoding DUF2460 domain-containing protein, yielding MTYINARLPRNIAAGFKLGPDFKTLVNPLASGREQRNKMWRLPQVER